A section of the Drosophila subobscura isolate 14011-0131.10 chromosome A, UCBerk_Dsub_1.0, whole genome shotgun sequence genome encodes:
- the LOC117902737 gene encoding mucin-5AC isoform X2, whose product MELECDLGAIQNEELLRKMWQQSEDSERKKQIRSHLYKLRESRLCNLYRHEADPMAEPQGNGNGNGNGTSSLTGFGAKDPLATSHGDALLDQNFQSLKSKEVRDSMSPTHELKFHSMTLTQPSSTGWDVQTSSEVSPDGRAFRTETLAKTDGIEKLNGGGLAEFKGRNEQRSSASHQGDDQNYVKKASESTNTQLQEKVVFGDENSGRTEMKVSSTSTSSSSTKKVVSSSSSSSSKVEFADEPAAQPARYLMDDQEKVYQQQLQREQREWEEKCRVQEQRILQEQQQQQQRQQQEERYSESREQSNSTRNVQTQQHYEENKRYVDMDKASPEYQRHVQHLMSQPGEIISNTVEYPKPNVKMITTVKRLPDGTIVKNKRYETEQVNQPQAQSQTQTQTQTQTQTQSQRRAQDVHDSHVRNETHSQSQPRDVVDNAEPLGRRPGQPQQQQQRPVEREREREQEQVTQSQSFSSVKKSSRRFSTETTSETVEEFDDRGQPITGVPAAGRPSVPQSVRQQVAPPPQTSDFSTHGFPSVRPNKPTQEFSSQRPSNETEQEVVVVKSEKSRNVKQSSSSQHTIETEFVDQPQSQPQIAATAQAPIPSWEQPASPRRQPVDDYSTHGFPSVRSRPDQPDGEVLVTSKSVSRNQSASHKSQTERIIETQVDQDYAKAHPKSHTHTHPITTHSHGQSPQSASPRRTPTSTHGFPSARSPTRPSPDSAARRPAPQTPAAGARPGTRGGNVPNSSDTTTTTTTVTRRQLQKEREVDAAHRAFAASLRSSSPADSTTSVGSHHHQTPRSSISSSRTYRREGREGSHDSQAPSESSRISTTTVTRQTSGGGSAPTTPRSVGKTPVVKQQQVTTTKTISNEPKSPTQKAATTTVTTTTTSTIKTGGGAGPSSPTAATPPPAPQSPTTAAAPASSAPVPDNKLSQYTYTTTKPGDIFSLPSTPTPTPTPTTPPTINNEPTTTTTTTTTPLTINNNKDKNTATGSTTATSTTTSHDQEPIRKVKVSANEAHEAVPVAVAVAEPPCVKRQYYQLGPETANETLNAGETVAPVPRPFESVGKATPE is encoded by the exons TGGCAGCAGTCCGAGGACAGCGAACGCAAGAAGCAGATCCGATCGCATCTCTACAAGCTGCGAGAGTCGCGTCTCTGCAATCTGTACAGGCACGAAGCGGACCCAATGGCGGAGCCACAGGGAAATggtaatggcaatggcaatggcacgTCCTCGCTGACTGGTTTCGGGGCCAAGGATCCGCTGGCCACGAGCCACGGGGATGCGCTGCTCGATCAGAATTTCCAGAGCCTCAAGTCCAAGGAGGTGCGCGACTCGATGAGTCCCACCCATGAGCTCAAGTTCCATTCGATGACACTCACGCAGCCGAGCAGCACCGGCTGGGATGTGCAGACCTCATCGGAGGTTAGCCCCGATGGCCGGGCATTCCGCACGGAGACTCTGGCCAAGACAGATG GCATTGAGAAGCTCAATGGGGGCGGCCTGGCCGAGTTCAAGGGAAGGAACGAGCAGCGATCGAGCGCCTCGCATCAGGGCGATGACCAGAACTACGTGAAGAAGGCCTCGGAGAGCACCAATAcccagctgcaggagaaggTGGTGTTTGGTGACGAGAACAGCGGACGCACCGAGATGAAGGtgagctccacctccacctcctcctcgtccaccAAGAAGGTggtgtcctcctcctcctcctcctcctcaaaGGTGGAGTTCGCCGATGAGCCCGCCGCACAGCCAGCGCGCTATCTCATGGATGACCAGGAAAAGgtgtaccagcagcagctgcagcgagagCAGCGCGAATGGGAGGAGAAGTGTCGTGTCCAGGAGCAGCGCAtcctgcaggagcagcagcagcagcagcagcgacaacagcaggaggaacgCTACTCGGAGAGTCGCGAACAGAGCAACAGCACAAGGAACGTCCAGACCCAGCAGCACTACGAGGAGAACAAGCGCTACGTGGACATGGACAAGGCATCGCCCGAGTACCAGCGCCATGTCCAGCACTTGATGTCGCAGCCCGGTGAGATCATCTCCAACACGGTAGAGTACCCCAAGCCCAATGTGAAGATGATCACCACGGTGAAGCGACTGCCCGATGGCACCATTGTCAAGAACAAGCGCTACGAGACGGAGCAAGTGAATCAACCACAAGCCCAGTCGCAGACTCAGACCCAGACGCAGACCCAGACGCAGACTCAGAGTCAGCGACGTGCCCAGGATGTGCATGATAGCCATGTCCGTAATGAgacccacagccagagccagcctcGTGATGTGGTGGACAATGCAGAGCCACTGGGACGTCGTCCTggacagccacagcaacagcaacagcgaccggtggagcgggagagggagcgggagcaggagcaggtgaCTCAGTCCCAGAGTTTCTCGTCGGTGAAGAAATCGAGTCGTCGCTTCTCCACGGAAACCACTTCGGAGACGGTCGAGGAGTTTGATGACCGCGGCCAACCCATCACTGGCGTCCCAGCCGCCGGTCGTCCCTCGGTGCCCCAGTCGGTGCGCCAGCAGGTGGCACCGCCACCACAAACCAGTGACTTCTCCACGCACGGCTTTCCCTCGGTGCGGCCCAACAAGCCCACGCAGGAGTTCTCCAGCCAGCGGCCCAGCAACGAGACGGAgcaggaggtggtggtggtcaaGTCGGAGAAGAGTCGCAATGtcaagcagagcagcagctcccagcACACCATCGAAACGGAGTTTGTGGATCAGCctcagtcgcagccgcagatTGCAGCCACAGCTCAGGCGCCTATTCCCAGCtgggagcagccagcaagtCCCAGGCGCCAGCCTGTCGATGACTACAGCACCCATGGCTTCCCATCGGTGCGATCTCGGCCGGATCAGCCGGATGGCGAGGTGCTTGTCACGTCCAAGTCGGTGAGCCGCAACCAGAGCGCGAGCCACAAGTCACAGACGGAGCGCATTATCGAGACGCAGGTGGATCAGGACTATGCCAAGGCGCATCCCAAAAgtcacacgcacacccacccCATCACGACCCACTCGCACGGGCAGTCCCCGCAGTCTGCCAGTCCACGCCGCACTCCGACGAGCACCCATGGCTTCCCCTCGGCCCGATCTCCCACACGTCCCTCGCCAGACTCGGCTGCGCGACGCCCGGCGCCCCAGACACCCGCTGCGGGCGCTCGTCCAGGGACTCGAGGCGGCAACGTTCCGAACAGCTCGGACACGACGACCACAACCACGACCGTGACGCGTCGCCAGCTGCAGAAGGAGCGCGAGGTGGACGCCGCCCATCGGGCATTTGCGGCCTCGCTGCGCAGCAGTTCGCCGGCGGATAGCACCACTTCGGTGGGCTCGCACCACCATCAGACGCCGCGTTCGAGCATCTCCTCAAGCCGCACCTACCGCCGGGAGGGACGCGAGGGCTCGCACGACAGTCAGGCGCCCTCGGAGTCGAGTCGCATCAGCACCACGACGGTGACCAGACAGACATCAGGCGGTGGCTCAGCCCCAACCACACCCAGGAGTGTGGGTAAGACGCCGGtggtgaagcagcagcaggtgacGACCACAAAGACGATTAGCAACGAACCCAAGTCGCCCACCCAAAAGGCGGCAACGACTACTGTAACGACCACGACAACCAGCACCATCAAGACTGGGGGTGGTGCAGGTCCCTCCTCCCcgacagcagcaactccaccaccagcaccacaatctccaacaacagcagccgctcCAGCCAGTTCCGCTCCAGTTCCAG ATAACAAGCTATCACAGTATACGTATACTACCACTAAGCCTGGCGACATATTCTCTCTGCCatcaactccaactccaactccaactccaactacTCCTCCTACTATTAACAAcgaaccaacaacaacaacaaccacaacaacaacaccactaaccatcaacaacaacaaagacaagaacacagccactggcagcaCTACGGcaaccagcaccaccaccagccacGACCAAGAACCCATCCGAAAGGTTAAGGTGAGCGCCAATGAGGCGCATGAGgctgtgccagtggcagtggcagtggcagagccaccCTGTGTGAAGCGTCAATACTATCAGCTGGGACCTGAAACCGCTAACGAAACCCTCAACGCGGGGGAAACCGTAGCACCAGTGCCCCGTCCCTTCGAGAGCGTTGGTAAGGCAACTCCcgaataa
- the LOC117902755 gene encoding uncharacterized protein LOC117902755, with protein MKCKCRIIYIVFLLAVAFCVPFNRSPVYDSLCALTGGRLKCYVHNTWGFNERTKECYEVRKGKEPCGFFDGRKGCEDFCHRPPGTGRKG; from the exons ATGAAGTGCAAGTGCCGCATCATATATATTGTATTCCttcttgctgttgccttttgtgttCCTTTCAACAGGAGTCCCGTTTATGACT cTCTTTGCGCGTTGACTGGGGGCCGGCTTAAATGCTATGTTCATAACACTTGGGGCTTCAATGAAAGGACTAAAGAATGTTATGAAGTGCGCAAGGGCAAAGAGCCGTGCGGCTTCTTTGATGGAAGAAAGGGCTGTGAGGACTTTTGCCACAGGCCTCCTGGAACGGGCAGGAAAGGTTAA